From the genome of Capsicum annuum cultivar UCD-10X-F1 chromosome 4, UCD10Xv1.1, whole genome shotgun sequence:
atatatatatatatatatatatatatatatatatatcctcctAGATCCTGGACACTAGTTTTCAATTTCAGTCTATTAAAAGGCTTTTGTGATTgacatttttgatattttggcTTCTTCAAAGGATTTGCTATTATATCCTACATTGAATTGTCAAAGAGGATTTGGAGGCCTGCATTGGTTGGTAAGTTGGGGAGAGAACTAGAAACCCATaagtttattaattaaaataattttttattgaatttaaattgATGCAGGTTTATTATGCGGGTCTCGAATTTGTCTTGAGTGGCAGAACATATTTGTCATAATAGTATGGGCTGTATTTGCTCAAAGGGTTCTTCCGATGATGATTATGTTATCCAACATgacaaggagaaagaaaaaaaagttgataaatcTTTTGTACATATGGTTTCTCCCTTACAACGAGAGGAGATAAAAGTAGACTTAATTAATCCTAAGATTGAAATACCTATGAAATCTAAATCAAAGCAGACATTTGAAATGAGTGTTCTTCATATTCCTCCAACAAAAGGTGAGGATGATGGAAAAACAAGAATTATAGAGAGGCCTAAGGAAGGCCATCACAAGAGGCGGTCCACTGTAGATTTTGGTGTGCAACAATCGATGTCTAGAGTTTTAAGCATGCCTAATGGTGCAAGGAGTGAATTAGGAGCGGCGGGATGGCCATCCTGGCTAACTGCTGTGGCAGCTGAGGCTATTCAAGGGTGGGTTCCTCGTAGTGCAGAGTcatttgaaaaattaaacaaagtcAGTTCTACAActtcttctctctatttattcatttaatatAAACCATGCCTAATAGCAGTTTGTTCAAGATCATTATAGTTAAACAACCATAATTTGTTGAACTTTGATGTCTGTATCTTTTAATTCCACGGAAACTATCACTTATATAATGTTATTATCTTTACTTAGTCACTCATATAATGTTGTTTGTCTTATGCCTGTCTTTGAGGACCTTCTAAACTTTATGAAAATCTCATGTTGTACTCAAGATATTGAATTTGCTTCTTTCACAGAGATCATTTCTCTTTGACAAAAGCAGTTAACTCATTTTTCAtccaaaattgatttttcttgaagtttcttTAAATATGATCCATtagagtttttctttttttcttgagttGCTTCGGAGTACCACTGGGAAATGGATTATCGACTCTAATTGTAAATAAAGTGATTTTGGACCCgactacaattttttttttcttggtttactTTGAGTTCCAAATATGAACTTTCTTAACATTAGCTGAGAGTGTTTAATCACCTAGTGCTTGTTCGAAGAACTATGAAACCAGTATCATTAAATTTCTTTTCATTCAAATATAGTGTCACTTAGTTTTTCAGATACTTTAGGACTCACAAGGAATTCAAGTTTTAAATATTCTAGTAATTAAGTATGTATATGTTTAAATTTTGTGCAGATTGGTCAAGGAACATACAGTAGTGTGTACAAGGCCCGTGACCTTAAAACCAATAAAATTGTCGCAATGAAGAAAGTGAGATTTGTTAATATGGATCCGGAGAGCGTTCGCTTTATGGCAAGAGAAATATGTATTTTGCGTAAATTGGACCATCCAAATGTTATGAAACTTGAATCTTTGGTCACATCTAGGATATCAGGTAGCTTATATCTTGTATTTGAATACATGGAGCATGATCTTGCTGGACTTGCAGCAGCACCTCGGGTAAAGTTTTCTGAAGCACAGGTACATCTTCCTTTTCTTATCTGAAAAACTTCAGAATGTTCGTAATTATCACACCCAACTAAATGCAATCCACTCAGAATAAAAATCTTTCTACTTGTTTAATGACTCCATCATGGAGTGGACCTATCTCTCCTAAAGTTATCTCTTAGGTTCTCTTATAAAACCTAGAGAATATTGAGACCTAAGTGAAAGCAAGAAAATGATGCCCAAAGccagaaaaaattatttgttcaTTGAACTCATCTTACCATCACCTTCCAGTAGCTGCATTTGATTTACAAGATATATTTCTATAATCTCCACAATTTTACATGGAACATTTTGAATGGTGGTTTACAGATTAAATGTTATATGCAACAACTGCTTCGTGGACTTGAACATTGTCATATTCGGGGTGTACTTCATCGAGACATTAAGGGTTCAAACCTTCTCATTGATGATAATGGTGTTTTGAAGATTGGAGACTTTGGCTTGGCTACAACCATTGACCCTAAACAAGCACATCCATTAACAAGTCGTGTTGTAACTTTATGGTATAGAGCTCCCGAGCTTTTGCTTGGTGCAACAGAATATGGAGTGGCCATAGATATGTGGAGTGCTGGCTGCATCCTGGCTGAATTATTTTCTGGAAAACCTATCATGCCCGGAAGAACAGAGGTACGTCCATGAACTTTGAGATTTGAATTAACTCTTCACTCTAAATATCATTCACTTAAATGATTTATTATCTCCTCCTAAAACATTTCTGATCTCTTTGGAAAtgagactttacaattattccaTTACCGAAAGAGTTTAAAGCTATTCTCtgatttcaattttaaatttatttgacacattttaacacactaaattttaGTTGTATAACATTTCTTTTGGTACATAGTGATGTTTATATGTTCTCAATTCTTTCAACTTCATTGTTTGTTCCTGTAATTGTAAATTGAAACATTTCACAGGTGGAGCAAATGcataagatttttaaattttgtggttcACCTTCTGAAGAATactggaagaaatcaaaactgcCTCATGCTACTAGCTTTAAGCCACAACACCCATATAAGCGATGTGTCACTGATACATTCAAGGACTTTCCCCTTTCAGCTTTGACTCTGGTTGACATCCTACTTTCAATAGAACCTGAAAAGCGTGGTACTGCTTCTTCTGCACTCAACAGTGAGGTAATGAAACCGTGTTTCTTGAATAAGATTTCATTAGTTTCTTTTCCATAGAGTGAGTGACAAATACAATCTACAGTTATTAAGGGTATTTCTTTGCTTATAATAGTTATCCAGATTCCTTATATAATGATTGAAAGCATTTCTTTCCCATGAACATTTAAGCAAGTATGATTATATtatcaacaactaaaaattacattttttctATCTTGTGAACATTTGGAGATTTTTACTCAATTATAATTTAAGTGATCATAAATGCTTTAGAATCAATCTTGTTGTTTCTTTTTGAATTAATATGGTTATGCACTTACTTAGAGGGATTTCTCGATgcctttttttcaaaatagtcATTTGAAAACTTCATTAACTCAGAATGTTCCAATCTTGTTAATGTTTGTTTGTTAGCCTATTTATTCTACAACATTCGCATTTTGCCGCCTGCCGACATTGATatgatttcagtttttttttctttcatttctagattgattttttcatcttctttggCATATCATAACTAGCTCATCTTTCATAAATTACCAAAAGTgttgtatatatttttgtaagtaCCTTGGGAGGGTTACTCTGCTTTGGTTTTTTGCTTTCAGTTCTTCAATACAAAGCCCTTACCTTGTGATCCATCTATCTTACCAAAATATCCTCCACGTAAGGAATATGATGCTAAGATTCGAGAAGAGGAAACAAGAAGGTATCTAATATTAGCTCTTTATACCCTTTTTCTCTTATCTAAAATCTGCATTCATTCCATTGCTACATTATTCTACATTCTGGACTCtgcatttgtttctttttttaaatatgtttttgagtTCAAGCTGCACTACTGATACATTCTTGAGTTCACGAGTATTTCTTTCTTGAATTCGAGTTGCCAAACTTTACTTGGGGAAGATTAAGTGATAATAATTGATTtacttgaaagaaaaacaataaagtactatcaaaaaattatgaagattAAAGATGAGAAATCAAAGAGACAAAATTCGAGAAATAAATCCCTAAACTTTGAAATCAATGGTTAAGAATTGATTATAGTTGGCCTAATTAATGGATTAGGACTAATCGTATTTACTAGCAAATTTAATTCAAGAACTTTTGTGAAAGTGATCTAGACCcttatttgaataattaaagaCAATAATTAGTAACAAACTAATTACCTTCTCCAGTTAATTCGGTTAAGAACCATAGATTTCAACCATAACATTAATATTATCTCTTAAAATAAGTCATTTTTGTAAGGCTGTAAGTTACATGTCAAGTAACTAATACACAATGGTGTAGTAAAATTTTTTAGTAACATTAATAACATTGTTGTAGTCAAAAAGAACAAAGCCACccttataaacaaaaaaaaaaaaacgacaaCATATTTAGTGTATTTCTTCATAGTGGGATCTGgagagagggtaaagtgtacacatccataccattacctcagataaagtagagaagttgtttctgatagacccccagctaAAGCCACCCTTATATACAAGTGGAAAATCATCtaatactttttcaaaaacacaaaatttgagTTCTAGTTTTGTGAAAATAGTAagcaaaaacataattaaaaatcataaaactagAAAACTTTAAAACTGAAAAGCAAATAAAATTGATATCACACTTGTTTTAAAAACTACTCAAGATAAAGTAAGGATAGAACTCAAGTTTTTACCAAAACACACATTTCATAATTAACACTTTGCATGTGCAATTTAGTGAGTTAAAAGCTTGGATGGTCCCTCAACCTAGGATAATTGTCCTCCATAGTCATTCAACTTTGTATTGTCTCTCAAAAGTCACTCAATTTTAGATAGTTGGCCTTCATAGTTATTTAACTTTGTTTTGTCtttcaaaagtcactcaactaatGAGGCAAAGGAGGATTATGACTATTTTTGAGaattagtttggttttatgccaGTTTGCTCAACCAATGAGGTCATTCACCTAGTTAGGAGATTGGTGAAATAGTttaaggaaagaaagaaggactACTCATGGTGTTCATCAATTttgagaaggcatacgacaatgTCCCAAGGAGGTTCTATGGAGGTGCTTGGAAGCTAGAGGTGTGCTTGTGGCGTACACTAGGTTGACTAAGGATATGTATGATTGAGCGACAACTAATGTAAGGATGGTGGGAGGAGATTTGAAGCacctttatattttgataggGTTACACCTAGGAtagactcttagtccattttttaatctccttggtgatggatgtattgacgcAGTATATTCAAGAGGAGGTTCCTTAttgtatgttatttattgatGATGTAGTTCTAATTGATGAGACCTatggaggagttaatgataaattggaggtttgaaGACATACTCTAGAGCCTAAATAGTTTAGATTGAGCAAAACAAGGACAAAGTAGTTAGAGTGAAAGTTTAGTGATTTGACACATGAAGCTAACCTGGTAGTAAAGTTGGAAGCCCAAGTCATTCAGAAAACATATTGTTTCAAGTATTTAGGGTCTATGATTTAGGTGAATAGAGaaattgacgaggatgtcacacaTTGTATTGGTGTAGGATGGTTGAAATAGATGCTCGCTTCAGGTGTCCTGTCTGCTAAGAAGGTTTTCTAAAGcaaggcaagttctacagagtggtaatTTAATTGGCTATTTTGTAAGAAGCTGAGTGTTGCCAGTCAAGAACTCctacatccaaaagttgaaggtggcggagatgagaatgttgaGATGGATATATGGACTTACTAGGATATACAGGATTAAAAATGAGATTATTCAAGAGAATATGAGAGTGGCTTCAGTAGAAGATAAGATGCGAGAAGTAATGGttcagacatgtgatgaggaggtgcacAGATGCTCCAGTGTGGAGGGTGTAAGAGGCTAACTATGGATGATTTCAGAAGAGATAGATGTGGGTTCAATAAATAtaggagggaggtgattagacatgacatggagcagttacaacttacaaagagtatgacccttgatagaaaggtgtggaggatgtaAAGTAAGATAGCGGGTTAGTGGGTAAGATTGTACTCTTTCTAATAGGAAGGGGTGCTTTATTTGTAATTGTGCATTTAGTTGTAATATTATGCATGTGTCTTGTATTTTCTTGTTCCTGGTGTTTTAGTGATGTTTGGGATTTCAGATAattagtttatagtattactttgtgagtgtcttactttttttattatctaGTGGTGTGTTATCCTATTCTGTtatttgcttttatgtttttatgtttgttatattgttatttatcTTGAGTCGGAGGTTTATCAAAAATAATCTCTCCACTTTATGTGAGGTAGCGGTATGATCTGTGTATACTTTATCCGGAAACCCCTCTTTGAAAATAGTCTGAATATGTCGTTGTTGTTGCATCATCTTATCTTAACAAGATATCTTTAAAATATGACTTTAGATATGTTAGTGGATATATTCATATAGTCAAATTCATGTTTCATGTAACTGattatatcatctttatcttGAAAGTTtcatcattttatatttttctct
Proteins encoded in this window:
- the LOC107867973 gene encoding probable serine/threonine-protein kinase At1g09600 — encoded protein: MGCICSKGSSDDDYVIQHDKEKEKKVDKSFVHMVSPLQREEIKVDLINPKIEIPMKSKSKQTFEMSVLHIPPTKGEDDGKTRIIERPKEGHHKRRSTVDFGVQQSMSRVLSMPNGARSELGAAGWPSWLTAVAAEAIQGWVPRSAESFEKLNKIGQGTYSSVYKARDLKTNKIVAMKKVRFVNMDPESVRFMAREICILRKLDHPNVMKLESLVTSRISGSLYLVFEYMEHDLAGLAAAPRVKFSEAQIKCYMQQLLRGLEHCHIRGVLHRDIKGSNLLIDDNGVLKIGDFGLATTIDPKQAHPLTSRVVTLWYRAPELLLGATEYGVAIDMWSAGCILAELFSGKPIMPGRTEVEQMHKIFKFCGSPSEEYWKKSKLPHATSFKPQHPYKRCVTDTFKDFPLSALTLVDILLSIEPEKRGTASSALNSEFFNTKPLPCDPSILPKYPPRKEYDAKIREEETRRRKAESVKGCGDESLRKSSRQSKGESITESIVGQGQPNISISVKYNPLEESGTGFPIEPPRVKNGNGFTHSTSVIHPNAAGYSRNVKEDSCVSQHGGEFLRQGSHTSRVVGDFSSVHPKRADGSSYGDSTVYMPKKSRLLCSGPLVPPGGSMEDMLKEHEKQIQEAVRKARLEKGRTKKNCYDYD